One segment of Phragmites australis chromosome 13, lpPhrAust1.1, whole genome shotgun sequence DNA contains the following:
- the LOC133889197 gene encoding uncharacterized protein LOC133889197 isoform X3 — protein sequence MATIVNTTEEEPMLAVVRFTAELAWADAGPEVADPEVTRLCIEVQEHILAGRWLDMASLMLASADLLLTSPSRVPDKDLECVLSVICSLVTKAGSEDEALQITELICAKLTQQPDDKPALRLKVLFSLYNLLPSPYGKAYIYKRALELATAGKAAEFIIPSFKNIDNFVSDWGIGNLEQRELFLAVTRILKDQKGCDNMSKEYFNFLNKYLATFKGDDSDAIDDAKQEAVAAIIEFVKSSSLFQCDLLNMPAVAQLEKDEKYQMVYELLKIFLTQRLDSYLEFQTANTTLLKDYGLVHEECITKMRLMSLLDLSSRCSGEIPYSAIIDTLKINDDEVESWIVKAISCKILDCKVDQLNQTVIASRHTERIFGMPQWQGLRTKLGVWKHC from the exons ATGGCGACGATCGTGAACAcgacggaggaggagccgaTGCTGGCGGTGGTGcgcttcaccgccgagctcgcATGGGCCGACGCGGGCCCGGAGGTCGCCGACCCCGAGGTCACCCGCCTCTGCATCGAGGTGCAGGAGCACATCCTCGCCGGCCGGTGGCTCGACATGGCCTCCCTCATGCTCGCCTccgccgacctcctcctcacctccccGTCGCGCGTCCCGGACAAAg ATCTCGAGTGCGTCCTGTCCGTCATCTGCAGCCTCGTCACCAAGGCCGGATCCGAGGACGAGGCGCTGCAGATCACCGAGCTAATCTGCGCCAAGCTCACCCAGCAGCCCGACGACAAGCCGGCGCTGCGCCTCAAAGT TCTCTTCAGCTTGTACAATCTGCTCCCGAGCCCCTACGGCAAGGCATATATCTATAAGAGGGCTCTCGAGCTAGCCACCGCCGGGAAGGCTGCCGAGTTCATCATCCCATCTTTCAAGAACATCGACAACTTCGTCAGCGACTGGGGAATTGGCAATTTGGAGCAGAGGGAGCTGTTCCTCGCTGTCACCAGGATCCTCAAAGACCAGAAGGGGTGCGACAA TATGAGCAAGGAGTACTTCAACTTTCTGAACAAGTACCTCGCCACTTTCAAGGGTGATGACTCCGATGCGATAGATGATGCAAAGCAAGAGGCTGTTGCGGCAATCATTGAGTTTGTGAAGTCGTCTAGTCTCTTTCAG TGTGATCTGCTCAATATGCCAGCTGTTGCACAGCTTGAGAAGGATGAAAAGTACCAAATGGTTTATGAGCTTTTAAAGATATTCCTTACTCAGAGGCTCGATTCCTATTTAGAGTTTCAGACTGCTAACACTACCTTGCTGAAAGATTATG GACTGGTTCATGAGGAATGCATAACCAAAATGCGGCTGATGTCTTTGCTTGATCTGAGCAGCCGTTGCTCTGGCGAGATCCCTTATTCTGCAATCATAGATACACTTAAG ATCAATGATGATGAGGTGGAGTCTTGGATTGTGAAAGCAATTTCATGCAAGATATTGGATTGTAAAGTTGATCAGCTTAATCAGACTGTCATCGCCAG TCGGCATACTGAGAGGATCTTTGGGATGCCACAATGGCAGGGTCTGCGCACAAAGCTTGGAGTTT GGAAACATTGCTAG
- the LOC133888312 gene encoding carboxylesterase 15-like produces MASVQSSAARWAFADLVHLADVVLGASVSPCLRRTEVFRLRWTTRCYGYVRELWKEARDDGDPWLAEAADSGRVFMTGDSASGNIAHHLAVRFSSAAEHADLAPDSVHDCPTDALLRRCGAHAVGGGRLSLPEGATADHPVANPFGTGALTLDAVDFALTLVVVGSRSKDKGGPP; encoded by the exons ATGGCGTCTGTGCAATCCAGTGCAGCTAGATGGGCATTCGCGGACCTCGTCCACCTCGCAGACGTGGTCCTAGGAGCTTCGGTGTCGCCTTGCCTTCGACGCACCGAGGTCTTTCGTCTCCGCTGGACAACTCGCTGCTATGGCTACGTACGGGAGCTGTGGAAAGAGGCGAGGGACGACGGCGACCCGTGGCTCGCCGAGGCCGCGGACTCCGGCCGAGTGTTCATGACCGGCGACTCGGCCAGTGGCAACATCGCGCACCACCTCGCCGTGCGGTTCAGCTCGGCGGCGGAACACGCCGATCTCGCGCCCGACTCCGTCCACGACTGTCCTACTGATGCCCTTCTTCGGCGGTGTGGCGCGCACGCGGTCGGGGGCGGA CGGCTGTCGCTGCCGGAGGGCGCCACGGCGGACCACCCCGTGGCGAACCCGTTTGGGACGGGCGCGCTGACGCTAGACGCCGTCGATTTCGCGTTGACGCTGGTCGTTGTCGGTAGCCGCTCCAAGGACAAAGGTGGCCCACCCTAG
- the LOC133889197 gene encoding uncharacterized protein LOC133889197 isoform X2, producing MATIVNTTEEEPMLAVVRFTAELAWADAGPEVADPEVTRLCIEVQEHILAGRWLDMASLMLASADLLLTSPSRVPDKDLECVLSVICSLVTKAGSEDEALQITELICAKLTQQPDDKPALRLKVLFSLYNLLPSPYGKAYIYKRALELATAGKAAEFIIPSFKNIDNFVSDWGIGNLEQRELFLAVTRILKDQKGMSKEYFNFLNKYLATFKGDDSDAIDDAKQEAVAAIIEFVKSSSLFQCDLLNMPAVAQLEKDEKYQMVYELLKIFLTQRLDSYLEFQTANTTLLKDYGLVHEECITKMRLMSLLDLSSRCSGEIPYSAIIDTLKINDDEVESWIVKAISCKILDCKVDQLNQTVIASRHTERIFGMPQWQGLRTKLGVCRGNIASAISTIQASKVTEEVQGMRGLMIS from the exons ATGGCGACGATCGTGAACAcgacggaggaggagccgaTGCTGGCGGTGGTGcgcttcaccgccgagctcgcATGGGCCGACGCGGGCCCGGAGGTCGCCGACCCCGAGGTCACCCGCCTCTGCATCGAGGTGCAGGAGCACATCCTCGCCGGCCGGTGGCTCGACATGGCCTCCCTCATGCTCGCCTccgccgacctcctcctcacctccccGTCGCGCGTCCCGGACAAAg ATCTCGAGTGCGTCCTGTCCGTCATCTGCAGCCTCGTCACCAAGGCCGGATCCGAGGACGAGGCGCTGCAGATCACCGAGCTAATCTGCGCCAAGCTCACCCAGCAGCCCGACGACAAGCCGGCGCTGCGCCTCAAAGT TCTCTTCAGCTTGTACAATCTGCTCCCGAGCCCCTACGGCAAGGCATATATCTATAAGAGGGCTCTCGAGCTAGCCACCGCCGGGAAGGCTGCCGAGTTCATCATCCCATCTTTCAAGAACATCGACAACTTCGTCAGCGACTGGGGAATTGGCAATTTGGAGCAGAGGGAGCTGTTCCTCGCTGTCACCAGGATCCTCAAAGACCAGAAGGG TATGAGCAAGGAGTACTTCAACTTTCTGAACAAGTACCTCGCCACTTTCAAGGGTGATGACTCCGATGCGATAGATGATGCAAAGCAAGAGGCTGTTGCGGCAATCATTGAGTTTGTGAAGTCGTCTAGTCTCTTTCAG TGTGATCTGCTCAATATGCCAGCTGTTGCACAGCTTGAGAAGGATGAAAAGTACCAAATGGTTTATGAGCTTTTAAAGATATTCCTTACTCAGAGGCTCGATTCCTATTTAGAGTTTCAGACTGCTAACACTACCTTGCTGAAAGATTATG GACTGGTTCATGAGGAATGCATAACCAAAATGCGGCTGATGTCTTTGCTTGATCTGAGCAGCCGTTGCTCTGGCGAGATCCCTTATTCTGCAATCATAGATACACTTAAG ATCAATGATGATGAGGTGGAGTCTTGGATTGTGAAAGCAATTTCATGCAAGATATTGGATTGTAAAGTTGATCAGCTTAATCAGACTGTCATCGCCAG TCGGCATACTGAGAGGATCTTTGGGATGCCACAATGGCAGGGTCTGCGCACAAAGCTTGGAGTTTGTAGG GGAAACATTGCTAGTGCTATCAGCACAATCCAAGCCAGCAAGGTGACTGAAGAGGTACAGGGGATGCGAGGCTTGATGATCAGCTGA
- the LOC133888976 gene encoding probable glucuronosyltransferase Os04g0103100 codes for MASIRRPHSPAKQHLLRHHQPFASSSPPSSPLRHSSSSSSSPRTHHHLGGGYPHPFHFFSRRPLPRFAACFLLGSFLGLLHFFSHLPQTPHLQPASLNSIVSTPNLHHHQLNQQLLPIQLQDDDKKKLLIVLTPTHARAAQAYYLSRMGQTLRLVQPPILWVVVEAGKPTPEAAAALRRTSVMHRYVGCCDKLNASADSVDYRPHQMNAALELVENHRLDGIVYFADEEGVYSLQLFQRLRQIRSFGTWPVPVLSENRKDGVVLEGPVCKENQVVGWHTSEDGSKLRRFHVAISGFAFNSTMLWDPRLRSHLAWNSIRHPDTVKQSFQGTTFVEQLVEDESQMEGIPADCSEIMNWHVPFGSENHAYPKGWRIATNLDVIIPLK; via the exons ATGGCGTCGATCCGGCGGCCGCACTCGCCGGCGAAGCAGCACCTGCTCCGTCACCACCAACCcttcgcctcctcctcgccgccctcctcccctctccgccactcctcctcctcctcctcgtcgccaaGAACCCATcaccacctcggcggcggctaCCCGCACCCGTTCCACTTCTTTTCCCGCCGCCCGCTCCCGCGCTTCGCCGCCTGCTTTCTCCTCGGCTCCTTCCTCGGCctcctccacttcttctcccACCTCCCTCAAACACCCCACCTCCAACCAGCTTCCCTCAATTCCATCGTCTCCACTCCCAACCTACACCACCACCAACTCAACCAGCAGCTACTCCCCATCCAACTACAAGACGACGACAAGAAGAAGCTGCTCATCGTTCTCACGCCCACGCACGCCCGGGCCGCGCAGGCCTACTACCTCAGCCGGATGGGCCAGACGCTGCGCCTTGTCCAGCCGCCCATCCTCTGGGTCGTCGTCGAGGCCGGCAAGCCCACGCCCGAGGCCGCCGCAGCGCTCCGGCGCACCTCCGTCATGCACCGCTACGTCGGATGCTGCGACAAGCTCAACGCTTCTGCTGATTCCGTCGACTACCGCCCGCACCAGATGAATGCCGCGCTCGAGCTCGTCGAGAACCACCGCCTCGACGGCATCGTCTACTTCGCCGACGAGGAGGGCGTCTACTCCCTCCAGCTCTTCCAACGGCTGCGCCAAATCAG GAGCTTCGGCACATGGCCTGTTCCAGTGCTCTCTGAAAATAGAAAGGATGGTGTGGTGCTGGAAGGCCCAGTGTGTAAAGAGAACCAAGTTGTGGGATGGCACACAAGTGAGGATGGAAGCAAGCTCCGCAGATTTCATGTTGCTATATCAGGTTTCGCATTCAATAGCACCATGCTTTGGGATCCCAGGCTGAGGTCCCATTTGGCCTGGAATTCAATCCGGCATCCGGACACGGTGAAACAGAGTTTCCAA GGAACCACATTTGTAGAGCAACTAGTGGAGGATGAGAGCCAGATGGAAGGCATACCTGCTGACTGCTCTGAAATAATGAACTGGCATGTGCCATTTGGATCTGAGAATCATGCTTATCCTAAAGGATGGCGAATTGCAACGAATCTGGATGTGATTATTCCTCTTAAATAG
- the LOC133889197 gene encoding uncharacterized protein LOC133889197 isoform X1, with amino-acid sequence MATIVNTTEEEPMLAVVRFTAELAWADAGPEVADPEVTRLCIEVQEHILAGRWLDMASLMLASADLLLTSPSRVPDKDLECVLSVICSLVTKAGSEDEALQITELICAKLTQQPDDKPALRLKVLFSLYNLLPSPYGKAYIYKRALELATAGKAAEFIIPSFKNIDNFVSDWGIGNLEQRELFLAVTRILKDQKGCDNMSKEYFNFLNKYLATFKGDDSDAIDDAKQEAVAAIIEFVKSSSLFQCDLLNMPAVAQLEKDEKYQMVYELLKIFLTQRLDSYLEFQTANTTLLKDYGLVHEECITKMRLMSLLDLSSRCSGEIPYSAIIDTLKINDDEVESWIVKAISCKILDCKVDQLNQTVIASRHTERIFGMPQWQGLRTKLGVCRGNIASAISTIQASKVTEEVQGMRGLMIS; translated from the exons ATGGCGACGATCGTGAACAcgacggaggaggagccgaTGCTGGCGGTGGTGcgcttcaccgccgagctcgcATGGGCCGACGCGGGCCCGGAGGTCGCCGACCCCGAGGTCACCCGCCTCTGCATCGAGGTGCAGGAGCACATCCTCGCCGGCCGGTGGCTCGACATGGCCTCCCTCATGCTCGCCTccgccgacctcctcctcacctccccGTCGCGCGTCCCGGACAAAg ATCTCGAGTGCGTCCTGTCCGTCATCTGCAGCCTCGTCACCAAGGCCGGATCCGAGGACGAGGCGCTGCAGATCACCGAGCTAATCTGCGCCAAGCTCACCCAGCAGCCCGACGACAAGCCGGCGCTGCGCCTCAAAGT TCTCTTCAGCTTGTACAATCTGCTCCCGAGCCCCTACGGCAAGGCATATATCTATAAGAGGGCTCTCGAGCTAGCCACCGCCGGGAAGGCTGCCGAGTTCATCATCCCATCTTTCAAGAACATCGACAACTTCGTCAGCGACTGGGGAATTGGCAATTTGGAGCAGAGGGAGCTGTTCCTCGCTGTCACCAGGATCCTCAAAGACCAGAAGGGGTGCGACAA TATGAGCAAGGAGTACTTCAACTTTCTGAACAAGTACCTCGCCACTTTCAAGGGTGATGACTCCGATGCGATAGATGATGCAAAGCAAGAGGCTGTTGCGGCAATCATTGAGTTTGTGAAGTCGTCTAGTCTCTTTCAG TGTGATCTGCTCAATATGCCAGCTGTTGCACAGCTTGAGAAGGATGAAAAGTACCAAATGGTTTATGAGCTTTTAAAGATATTCCTTACTCAGAGGCTCGATTCCTATTTAGAGTTTCAGACTGCTAACACTACCTTGCTGAAAGATTATG GACTGGTTCATGAGGAATGCATAACCAAAATGCGGCTGATGTCTTTGCTTGATCTGAGCAGCCGTTGCTCTGGCGAGATCCCTTATTCTGCAATCATAGATACACTTAAG ATCAATGATGATGAGGTGGAGTCTTGGATTGTGAAAGCAATTTCATGCAAGATATTGGATTGTAAAGTTGATCAGCTTAATCAGACTGTCATCGCCAG TCGGCATACTGAGAGGATCTTTGGGATGCCACAATGGCAGGGTCTGCGCACAAAGCTTGGAGTTTGTAGG GGAAACATTGCTAGTGCTATCAGCACAATCCAAGCCAGCAAGGTGACTGAAGAGGTACAGGGGATGCGAGGCTTGATGATCAGCTGA